Proteins from one Malaya genurostris strain Urasoe2022 chromosome 2, Malgen_1.1, whole genome shotgun sequence genomic window:
- the LOC131428556 gene encoding MFS-type transporter SLC18B1-like isoform X3 — protein MALDFTKRQWLTLMIMGLADFCNAICVSLQAPFFPNEAEKKGATATEYGLVFGVFELVVFIISPIYGQYINRIGPKVLFNSGIFTTGTSAILFGLLDRVPDHVPFITLAFVIRIVEALGNAAFLTASFAIIAKEFPNNVATTFASLETCFGLGLIVGPMVGGALYSVGGYYLPFVILGSALFVTAILTLCILPRHANEPYQDNEKSASMWSVLKIPGVLVCSLAICATSASIGFLSATLEPHLRQFELGPILLGLVFVINGGIYALTAPIFGWMVDKFLNPKVCSTVGCFLVVGAFLVVGPASFVPAETTLGLVIAGLVLHGLGIAAVLVSGFTDSLRTAIAKGLPDSIETYGLVSGLWTSTFAFGAFVGPSVSGLLFDAIGFRGSTVFIVGLQLIVGTVILLFIMCDRSSSRYKDISVESLIKIQDGQPPDSVTASRSSSLDITARGFFTHLPIIQCKT, from the exons ATGGCGCTGGACTTTACCAAACGACAGTGGCTCACGCTGATGATTATGGGACTGGCGGACTTTTGCAATGCAATTTGTGTCAGCTTACAGGCGCCGTTCTTTCCTAACGAG GCGGAGAAAAAAGGCGCCACTGCAACCGAGTACGGGCTTGTGTTTGGTGTTTTCGAGCTCGTAGTGTTCATCATCTCCCCGATCTACGGTCAGTATATCAACCGGATTGGACCAAAAGTATTATTCAACAGCGGAATCTTCACCACCGGCACCTCAGCAATACTATTCGGTTTGTTGGATCGCGTGCCGGATCACGTTCCATTTATCACACTAGCTTTCGTAATCCGGATCGTAGAGGCACTGGGAAATGCGGCTTTTCTCACTGCATCTTTTGCCATCATTGCCAAAGAGTTTCCGAACAACGTGGCCACGACCTTC GCATCCCTGGAAACGTGCTTCGGGCTGGGTTTAATCGTTGGACCCATGGTCGGGGGCGCGCTGTACTCCGTCGGAGGGTACTACCTGCCATTCGTAATCCTCGGTTCGGCACTGTTCGTTACGGCGATCCTGACACTTTGCATTCTACCCCGACATGCAAACGAGCCCTACCAGGACAATGAAAAGAGTGCTTCCATGTGGAGTGTGTTGAAAATACCCGGAGTTTTGGTTTGTTCGTTAGCGATCTGTGCCACCAGTGCTTCGATTGGGTTTCTCAGTGCCACACTGGAACCGCACTTACGACAGTTCGAATTGGGTCCCATTTTGTTAG GTCTTGTGTTCGTCATCAATGGTGGTATTTATGCATTGACTGCTCCGATATTCGGATGGATGGTGGACAAATTTCTTAATCCCAAGGTTTGCTCAACGGTTGGATGCTTTCTGGTGGTAGGAGCCTTTCTGGTCGTTGGGCCGGCCTCGTTTGTTCCGGCGGAAAC GACACTGGGACTGGTGATAGCCGGGCTTGTGCTGCATGGGCTCGGTATTGCAGCGGTATTAGTGTCAGGCTTCACGGACTCACTGCGGACAGCGAT CGCCAAAGGCCTACCGGACAGCATCGAAACGTACGGTTTGGTCTCCGGTCTTTGGACGTCCACGTTCGCCTTCGGGGCCTTCGTAGGCCCATCAGTCAGCGGATTGCTGTTCGATGCAATCGGATTCCGTGGGTCAACCGTTTTTATCGTCGGACTGCAGCTGATCGTCGGTACCGTCATTCTGCTGTTCATTATGTGCGATCGTTCCTCGTCTCGGTACAAGGACATTTCGGTAGAGTCACTCATCAAAATCCAGGATGGTCAACCGCCGGACAGTGTCACGGCTAGCCGCAGCAGTAGCTTGGATATAACCGCCCGGGG ATTCTTCACCCACCTACCTATCATTCAGTGTAAAACATAG
- the LOC131428556 gene encoding MFS-type transporter SLC18B1-like isoform X1, which translates to MALDFTKRQWLTLMIMGLADFCNAICVSLQAPFFPNEAEKKGATATEYGLVFGVFELVVFIISPIYGQYINRIGPKVLFNSGIFTTGTSAILFGLLDRVPDHVPFITLAFVIRIVEALGNAAFLTASFAIIAKEFPNNVATTFASLETCFGLGLIVGPMVGGALYSVGGYYLPFVILGSALFVTAILTLCILPRHANEPYQDNEKSASMWSVLKIPGVLVCSLAICATSASIGFLSATLEPHLRQFELGPILLGLVFVINGGIYALTAPIFGWMVDKFLNPKVCSTVGCFLVVGAFLVVGPASFVPAETTLGLVIAGLVLHGLGIAAVLVSGFTDSLRTAIAKGLPDSIETYGLVSGLWTSTFAFGAFVGPSVSGLLFDAIGFRGSTVFIVGLQLIVGTVILLFIMCDRSSSRYKDISVESLIKIQDGQPPDSVTASRSSSLDITARGHKPGFIGSQHSISIESWRLSANSLILSNSYSSKQGRWARSVTELESNNAAHYGPRYGSFDARPAAYQDTIA; encoded by the exons ATGGCGCTGGACTTTACCAAACGACAGTGGCTCACGCTGATGATTATGGGACTGGCGGACTTTTGCAATGCAATTTGTGTCAGCTTACAGGCGCCGTTCTTTCCTAACGAG GCGGAGAAAAAAGGCGCCACTGCAACCGAGTACGGGCTTGTGTTTGGTGTTTTCGAGCTCGTAGTGTTCATCATCTCCCCGATCTACGGTCAGTATATCAACCGGATTGGACCAAAAGTATTATTCAACAGCGGAATCTTCACCACCGGCACCTCAGCAATACTATTCGGTTTGTTGGATCGCGTGCCGGATCACGTTCCATTTATCACACTAGCTTTCGTAATCCGGATCGTAGAGGCACTGGGAAATGCGGCTTTTCTCACTGCATCTTTTGCCATCATTGCCAAAGAGTTTCCGAACAACGTGGCCACGACCTTC GCATCCCTGGAAACGTGCTTCGGGCTGGGTTTAATCGTTGGACCCATGGTCGGGGGCGCGCTGTACTCCGTCGGAGGGTACTACCTGCCATTCGTAATCCTCGGTTCGGCACTGTTCGTTACGGCGATCCTGACACTTTGCATTCTACCCCGACATGCAAACGAGCCCTACCAGGACAATGAAAAGAGTGCTTCCATGTGGAGTGTGTTGAAAATACCCGGAGTTTTGGTTTGTTCGTTAGCGATCTGTGCCACCAGTGCTTCGATTGGGTTTCTCAGTGCCACACTGGAACCGCACTTACGACAGTTCGAATTGGGTCCCATTTTGTTAG GTCTTGTGTTCGTCATCAATGGTGGTATTTATGCATTGACTGCTCCGATATTCGGATGGATGGTGGACAAATTTCTTAATCCCAAGGTTTGCTCAACGGTTGGATGCTTTCTGGTGGTAGGAGCCTTTCTGGTCGTTGGGCCGGCCTCGTTTGTTCCGGCGGAAAC GACACTGGGACTGGTGATAGCCGGGCTTGTGCTGCATGGGCTCGGTATTGCAGCGGTATTAGTGTCAGGCTTCACGGACTCACTGCGGACAGCGAT CGCCAAAGGCCTACCGGACAGCATCGAAACGTACGGTTTGGTCTCCGGTCTTTGGACGTCCACGTTCGCCTTCGGGGCCTTCGTAGGCCCATCAGTCAGCGGATTGCTGTTCGATGCAATCGGATTCCGTGGGTCAACCGTTTTTATCGTCGGACTGCAGCTGATCGTCGGTACCGTCATTCTGCTGTTCATTATGTGCGATCGTTCCTCGTCTCGGTACAAGGACATTTCGGTAGAGTCACTCATCAAAATCCAGGATGGTCAACCGCCGGACAGTGTCACGGCTAGCCGCAGCAGTAGCTTGGATATAACCGCCCGGGG ACACAAGCCGGGCTTTATAGGAAGCCAACATTCGATCAGCATAGAATCCTGGCGTTTATCTGCCAACAGTCTGATCCTCAGCAACAGCTACAGCAGTAAACAGGGCCGCTGGGCTCGTTCGGTTACGGA ACTAGAATCCAATAATGCCGCACACTACGGTCCACGGTACGGCAGCT
- the LOC131428556 gene encoding MFS-type transporter SLC18B1-like isoform X2, whose protein sequence is MALDFTKRQWLTLMIMGLADFCNAICVSLQAPFFPNEAEKKGATATEYGLVFGVFELVVFIISPIYGQYINRIGPKVLFNSGIFTTGTSAILFGLLDRVPDHVPFITLAFVIRIVEALGNAAFLTASFAIIAKEFPNNVATTFASLETCFGLGLIVGPMVGGALYSVGGYYLPFVILGSALFVTAILTLCILPRHANEPYQDNEKSASMWSVLKIPGVLVCSLAICATSASIGFLSATLEPHLRQFELGPILLGLVFVINGGIYALTAPIFGWMVDKFLNPKVCSTVGCFLVVGAFLVVGPASFVPAETTLGLVIAGLVLHGLGIAAVLVSGFTDSLRTAIAKGLPDSIETYGLVSGLWTSTFAFGAFVGPSVSGLLFDAIGFRGSTVFIVGLQLIVGTVILLFIMCDRSSSRYKDISVESLIKIQDGQPPDSVTASRSSSLDITARGYVSVRLTILHPPTYHSV, encoded by the exons ATGGCGCTGGACTTTACCAAACGACAGTGGCTCACGCTGATGATTATGGGACTGGCGGACTTTTGCAATGCAATTTGTGTCAGCTTACAGGCGCCGTTCTTTCCTAACGAG GCGGAGAAAAAAGGCGCCACTGCAACCGAGTACGGGCTTGTGTTTGGTGTTTTCGAGCTCGTAGTGTTCATCATCTCCCCGATCTACGGTCAGTATATCAACCGGATTGGACCAAAAGTATTATTCAACAGCGGAATCTTCACCACCGGCACCTCAGCAATACTATTCGGTTTGTTGGATCGCGTGCCGGATCACGTTCCATTTATCACACTAGCTTTCGTAATCCGGATCGTAGAGGCACTGGGAAATGCGGCTTTTCTCACTGCATCTTTTGCCATCATTGCCAAAGAGTTTCCGAACAACGTGGCCACGACCTTC GCATCCCTGGAAACGTGCTTCGGGCTGGGTTTAATCGTTGGACCCATGGTCGGGGGCGCGCTGTACTCCGTCGGAGGGTACTACCTGCCATTCGTAATCCTCGGTTCGGCACTGTTCGTTACGGCGATCCTGACACTTTGCATTCTACCCCGACATGCAAACGAGCCCTACCAGGACAATGAAAAGAGTGCTTCCATGTGGAGTGTGTTGAAAATACCCGGAGTTTTGGTTTGTTCGTTAGCGATCTGTGCCACCAGTGCTTCGATTGGGTTTCTCAGTGCCACACTGGAACCGCACTTACGACAGTTCGAATTGGGTCCCATTTTGTTAG GTCTTGTGTTCGTCATCAATGGTGGTATTTATGCATTGACTGCTCCGATATTCGGATGGATGGTGGACAAATTTCTTAATCCCAAGGTTTGCTCAACGGTTGGATGCTTTCTGGTGGTAGGAGCCTTTCTGGTCGTTGGGCCGGCCTCGTTTGTTCCGGCGGAAAC GACACTGGGACTGGTGATAGCCGGGCTTGTGCTGCATGGGCTCGGTATTGCAGCGGTATTAGTGTCAGGCTTCACGGACTCACTGCGGACAGCGAT CGCCAAAGGCCTACCGGACAGCATCGAAACGTACGGTTTGGTCTCCGGTCTTTGGACGTCCACGTTCGCCTTCGGGGCCTTCGTAGGCCCATCAGTCAGCGGATTGCTGTTCGATGCAATCGGATTCCGTGGGTCAACCGTTTTTATCGTCGGACTGCAGCTGATCGTCGGTACCGTCATTCTGCTGTTCATTATGTGCGATCGTTCCTCGTCTCGGTACAAGGACATTTCGGTAGAGTCACTCATCAAAATCCAGGATGGTCAACCGCCGGACAGTGTCACGGCTAGCCGCAGCAGTAGCTTGGATATAACCGCCCGGGGGTACGTATCTGTTCGACTTACG ATTCTTCACCCACCTACCTATCATTCAGTGTAA